A genome region from Frankineae bacterium MT45 includes the following:
- a CDS encoding transcriptional regulator, TetR family, with the protein MKPDVDGTPRVRMTGQQRREQLLEVGRSLFAEKGFQATSIEEIAQRASVSKPVVYEHFGGKEGLYAVVVDREMQSLMDRISSSLTGGGARELVEAAALAFLSYIEEETDGFRVLTRDSPVVSGAGTFSTLLNDIAGQVEHILAEEFARQRFQVELAGMYAQMLVGMVALTGQWWLEARQPAREVVAAHLVNLGWNGLHGLQADPQLRTPIERRG; encoded by the coding sequence GTGAAACCTGACGTCGACGGGACGCCCCGGGTGCGGATGACCGGGCAGCAGCGCCGGGAGCAGTTGCTCGAAGTGGGGCGTTCACTCTTTGCCGAGAAAGGCTTCCAGGCCACCTCCATCGAGGAGATCGCCCAGCGTGCGTCGGTGAGCAAGCCCGTCGTCTACGAGCACTTCGGCGGCAAAGAGGGTCTCTACGCGGTCGTCGTCGATCGGGAGATGCAGTCGCTGATGGACCGGATCAGCTCCTCGCTCACCGGTGGCGGGGCCCGCGAGCTCGTCGAGGCGGCGGCGCTCGCCTTCCTCTCCTACATCGAGGAGGAGACCGACGGATTCCGGGTGCTGACCCGTGACTCGCCCGTGGTCAGCGGGGCCGGCACCTTCTCCACGCTGCTGAACGACATCGCCGGGCAGGTCGAGCACATCCTGGCCGAGGAGTTCGCCCGCCAGCGGTTCCAGGTCGAACTCGCCGGAATGTACGCACAGATGCTGGTCGGCATGGTGGCCCTCACCGGGCAGTGGTGGCTGGAGGCCCGGCAGCCGGCCCGGGAGGTCGTCGCCGCCCACCTGGTGAACCTCGGCTGGAACGGGCTGCACGGGCTGCAGGCCGACCCGCAGCTGCGGACGCCGATAGAACGACGCGGTTAG
- a CDS encoding methylated-DNA-[protein]-cysteine S-methyltransferase, giving the protein MITELSKSNHIHPDNHWGNDNGSENRVLYTLIPSPIGPLQVRRDRDGITGLYFSTGRHPEWISGSEATLDEDAFDDVREQLAEYFAGTRTRFELELNPAGTEFQRRVWMALREIPYGETKTYGEQAEVIGSPKAVRAVGLANGRNPISIIVPCHRVIGANGSLTGFGGGLEAKRWLLDHETSTQSLF; this is encoded by the coding sequence ATGATCACTGAGCTGAGCAAGAGCAATCACATTCATCCCGACAATCATTGGGGAAACGACAACGGATCGGAGAATCGCGTGCTGTACACGCTCATCCCGTCACCCATCGGGCCACTGCAGGTCCGGCGGGATCGCGACGGGATCACCGGCCTCTACTTCTCGACCGGCCGCCACCCGGAGTGGATCAGCGGGAGCGAAGCGACGCTGGACGAGGACGCCTTCGACGACGTCCGCGAGCAGCTGGCCGAGTACTTCGCCGGCACCCGGACCCGCTTCGAGCTTGAGTTGAATCCGGCCGGGACCGAGTTCCAGCGCCGCGTCTGGATGGCGCTGCGAGAGATTCCCTATGGGGAGACGAAGACCTACGGGGAGCAGGCGGAGGTTATCGGCTCGCCCAAGGCCGTCCGTGCGGTGGGGTTGGCCAACGGGCGCAATCCGATCTCGATCATCGTCCCGTGCCATCGGGTGATCGGCGCCAACGGGTCACTCACCGGTTTCGGAGGCGGCCTGGAGGCGAAGCGGTGGCTGCTCGACCACGAGACATCGACGCAATCACTCTTCTAG
- a CDS encoding DNA-3-methyladenine glycosylase II: MNIPDDDSCYRAVSGRDARFDGWFFTAVHSTGIYCRPSCPARTPLRRNVSFYPSAAAAQRDGFRACKRCRPDAAPGSPEWDVRGDLAGRAMRLISDGIIDREGVPGLARRLGYSERQLHRTLVSEVGAGPLALARAQRAQTARILLETSPLGMSEVAFSAGFASVRQFNETMLQIFATTPTSLRENVRRRAPAQRTADAVLELRLAYRQPMNLAATLDYLGARAIPGVESYNGQEFARTLRLPIGVALARLEAGDGFVRCRLALSDQRDLVAAVSRLRGLLDLDADPEAVDLVLGSDPQLAPLIAARPGLRSPGSVDPMEMAVRAIVGQQISVSGARTLLGRIVATLGEPLPAAGGTEDNSAWRLFPSAATLADCDPAALPMPKARAETIRRVAVAIADGSLLLDPGADRDATRAALLEIGGIGPWTADYLLMRVLGDPDVLLASDLVVRRQSEARDIDLTKAVKAWSPWGSYASHHLWAGSHDH, translated from the coding sequence GTGAACATCCCCGACGACGACTCCTGCTACCGCGCGGTGAGTGGACGAGATGCCCGTTTCGACGGATGGTTCTTCACCGCGGTCCACTCCACCGGCATCTACTGCCGACCCTCCTGCCCGGCCCGCACCCCGCTGCGCCGGAATGTCTCGTTCTACCCCAGCGCGGCGGCCGCCCAGCGCGACGGCTTCCGGGCCTGCAAGCGATGCCGCCCGGATGCGGCCCCCGGATCTCCCGAGTGGGACGTCCGGGGGGACCTCGCCGGGCGGGCCATGCGCCTCATCAGTGACGGGATCATCGATCGCGAGGGTGTGCCGGGCCTGGCTCGACGGTTGGGCTACTCGGAGCGTCAACTTCACCGCACGCTGGTGAGCGAGGTCGGGGCCGGCCCGCTGGCCCTAGCCCGGGCCCAGCGCGCCCAGACGGCCCGTATTTTGCTGGAGACCAGCCCACTCGGGATGAGTGAGGTGGCCTTCTCGGCCGGCTTCGCCAGCGTGCGCCAGTTCAACGAGACGATGCTGCAGATCTTCGCAACCACACCGACTTCGTTGCGGGAGAACGTGCGGCGCCGCGCTCCGGCGCAGCGCACCGCCGATGCGGTGCTGGAACTTCGCCTGGCCTACCGGCAGCCGATGAATCTGGCCGCGACGCTGGACTACCTGGGCGCGCGGGCCATTCCCGGCGTCGAGAGCTACAACGGGCAGGAGTTCGCGCGAACGCTGCGCCTACCGATCGGGGTGGCGCTGGCCCGTCTGGAGGCGGGGGACGGCTTCGTGCGCTGCCGCCTCGCACTGAGCGATCAGCGCGACCTGGTGGCCGCCGTCTCCCGGCTGCGCGGGCTGCTGGATCTGGATGCCGACCCCGAGGCGGTGGACCTGGTGCTCGGGTCGGATCCACAGTTGGCCCCCCTGATCGCAGCGCGCCCTGGGCTGCGCTCCCCCGGTTCGGTCGACCCGATGGAGATGGCCGTCCGCGCGATAGTCGGCCAGCAGATCTCGGTGAGCGGCGCCCGCACCCTGCTCGGACGCATCGTCGCCACCCTGGGCGAGCCGCTCCCGGCCGCGGGCGGCACCGAAGACAACTCGGCCTGGCGCCTCTTTCCGAGCGCCGCTACGCTCGCCGACTGTGACCCGGCCGCGCTGCCGATGCCAAAGGCCCGGGCCGAGACGATCCGCCGCGTCGCGGTAGCCATCGCCGATGGGTCCCTCCTCCTCGACCCCGGGGCCGATCGCGACGCCACCCGGGCCGCGCTGTTGGAGATCGGCGGCATCGGGCCGTGGACGGCCGACTACCTGCTGATGCGGGTCCTCGGCGACCCGGACGTGCTACTGGCATCCGACCTGGTCGTGCGCCGGCAGTCCGAGGCCCGCGACATCGACCTCACGAAGGCAGTCAAGGCGTGGTCGCCCTGGGGCAGCTACGCATCTCACCACCTATGGGCAGGTTCGCATGATCACTGA
- a CDS encoding 4-diphosphocytidyl-2-C-methyl-D-erythritol kinase — protein MTSAEVNDTASITDSSLCRHGPSPGQPVQRTSIAAVSDAALLSVRVRVPAKINLYLGVGDVREDGFHEIVTIFHAVDLADEVLARVAGGLSVSVQGDEAHRVPEDSRNLAWKAAAMLAQRCELPPQAAIEITKSIPVGGGMAGGSADAAAALIACAQLWDTGSSRAELGELAGELGSDVAFGLTGGTALGTGRGEVLSPVMTVGTFHWALALADAEISAAAAYRELDRLRDEQLVASVNEPAVPELMLEALRSGDATLLAEHMHNDLEPAAISLMPELQATLDAGWAAGALTGIVSGSGPTCAFLAPTGPAAAEIAAALAASGTCHSTKITTGPVVGARVMR, from the coding sequence ATGACGAGCGCCGAAGTCAACGACACCGCGTCGATCACGGACTCGAGTCTCTGCAGACACGGTCCCTCGCCGGGGCAACCTGTACAGCGTACTAGCATTGCAGCAGTGTCTGACGCCGCCCTGCTCTCCGTACGAGTCCGGGTGCCCGCGAAGATCAACCTCTACCTCGGCGTAGGCGACGTTCGCGAGGACGGTTTCCACGAAATTGTCACGATTTTTCATGCTGTCGATCTGGCCGACGAGGTGCTGGCCAGAGTGGCCGGCGGGCTCAGCGTCAGCGTGCAGGGCGATGAGGCTCACCGCGTTCCCGAGGATTCCCGCAACCTGGCCTGGAAGGCGGCGGCCATGCTGGCCCAGCGCTGCGAACTGCCGCCCCAGGCTGCGATCGAGATCACCAAGAGCATCCCGGTCGGTGGCGGGATGGCCGGTGGCTCGGCCGACGCCGCCGCCGCCCTCATCGCCTGCGCCCAACTCTGGGACACCGGAAGCAGCCGGGCCGAACTCGGTGAACTGGCCGGCGAACTCGGCAGCGACGTGGCCTTCGGCCTCACCGGCGGGACGGCGCTGGGCACCGGACGGGGCGAGGTACTCAGCCCGGTCATGACGGTGGGCACCTTCCACTGGGCGCTGGCGCTGGCCGACGCCGAGATCTCGGCCGCGGCCGCCTACCGCGAACTCGACCGTCTCCGCGACGAGCAGCTCGTCGCATCGGTGAACGAGCCGGCCGTCCCCGAACTCATGCTGGAGGCGCTGCGCTCCGGCGACGCGACCCTACTGGCCGAGCACATGCACAACGATCTGGAACCGGCGGCGATTTCTCTCATGCCTGAACTGCAAGCCACCCTGGACGCCGGATGGGCGGCCGGAGCACTGACCGGGATCGTCTCGGGCTCTGGCCCGACCTGCGCCTTCCTCGCCCCCACCGGCCCGGCCGCGGCGGAGATCGCCGCCGCCCTCGCCGCCTCCGGCACGTGCCACAGCACGAAGATCACCACCGGACCGGTCGTCGGGGCCCGGGTGATGCGCTGA
- a CDS encoding Kynureninase gives MSIQTRDEAAAADAADPLAAVRAKFALPAGLIYLDGNSLGALPAATPGAVADAVTRQWGADLITSWGPTGGSREGQSEQEQVGSQGWWALPALVGDRIGALIGAAAGQVMCGDSTSVQLFQLMVAAARLRPQRGTLVIDDANFPTDTYIAESVARLLGLRLLRVAPGDFVPDGDTAVVAYSVVDYRSGELFDTAAITAAAHQAGAVVLWDLCHAAGALEIGLDELGADLAVGCSYKYLNGGPGAPAWAYVAERHQSDIDLPITGWHGHRDPFSLAPSFAPAPGIERLRIGTPPVLSMQALASALDVWEGVSLTEVRRKSLAMTDLVIDYADRELAGFGVEVMTPREHHRRGSQVALRIPDALRVMQELIDRGVMGDFRAPDLLRLGFTPLTLSYTDVWDAMAILRQLLQKEGDSPV, from the coding sequence ATGAGCATCCAGACCCGCGACGAGGCGGCGGCCGCCGACGCGGCGGATCCGCTCGCCGCGGTACGCGCGAAGTTTGCCCTGCCGGCCGGCCTCATCTACCTGGACGGCAACTCCCTGGGGGCACTTCCAGCCGCCACCCCGGGCGCCGTCGCCGACGCCGTCACCCGGCAGTGGGGGGCGGACCTCATCACCTCCTGGGGGCCGACCGGCGGCTCGCGGGAGGGGCAGTCCGAGCAGGAGCAGGTCGGATCGCAGGGCTGGTGGGCGCTACCGGCGTTGGTCGGCGACCGGATCGGCGCCCTCATCGGCGCCGCGGCCGGTCAGGTGATGTGCGGTGACTCGACGAGCGTCCAACTCTTCCAGCTGATGGTTGCCGCTGCCCGGCTGCGCCCGCAGCGCGGCACGCTCGTCATCGACGATGCCAACTTCCCGACCGACACGTACATCGCCGAATCTGTGGCCCGCCTCCTCGGACTGCGGCTGCTGCGCGTGGCCCCAGGCGACTTCGTCCCCGACGGTGACACCGCCGTGGTGGCCTACAGCGTCGTCGACTACCGCAGCGGCGAACTCTTCGACACCGCAGCGATCACCGCCGCCGCCCATCAGGCCGGCGCGGTGGTGCTCTGGGACCTCTGCCATGCGGCCGGCGCACTGGAGATCGGACTCGACGAACTCGGCGCGGATCTGGCCGTCGGCTGCTCGTACAAGTACCTCAACGGTGGCCCGGGGGCACCGGCCTGGGCCTACGTCGCCGAACGTCACCAGAGCGACATCGACCTGCCGATCACCGGTTGGCACGGCCACCGCGACCCCTTCTCGCTGGCGCCGTCGTTCGCTCCCGCCCCAGGGATCGAGCGGCTGCGGATCGGCACCCCGCCGGTGCTCTCCATGCAGGCGCTAGCCAGTGCTCTCGACGTCTGGGAGGGCGTCTCGCTGACTGAGGTGCGGCGCAAGTCGCTGGCCATGACGGATCTGGTGATCGACTATGCCGACCGCGAGCTGGCCGGCTTCGGCGTCGAGGTGATGACGCCGCGAGAGCATCACCGGCGCGGATCCCAGGTCGCCCTGCGCATCCCGGACGCGCTTCGGGTGATGCAGGAGCTCATCGATCGAGGGGTGATGGGCGATTTCCGGGCGCCGGATCTGCTCCGCCTCGGTTTCACACCGCTGACCCTGAGCTACACCGACGTCTGGGATGCCATGGCGATCCTGCGTCAATTGCTCCAGAAAGAGGGCGACTCACCCGTCTGA
- a CDS encoding peptidyl-tRNA hydrolase, which yields MTDDRFLVVGLGNPGPKYAGTRHNAGFFVVDLLAERIGGKFKAHKGRCDVVEGQLAGVPVVLAKPKSYMNESGGPVVAVSRFYKVPVERIAVVHDELDLPFGSLRLKRGGGEGGHNGLKSMTSALGSKEYARIRFGIGRPPGRQDPADYVLREFAGAERKELPFLVDRAADSVEMLLTAGLERAQAQFND from the coding sequence ATGACCGACGACCGATTTCTCGTCGTCGGTCTGGGCAACCCAGGGCCGAAGTACGCGGGAACCCGGCACAATGCCGGGTTCTTTGTCGTTGACCTGCTGGCTGAGCGAATCGGCGGCAAGTTCAAGGCCCACAAGGGGCGCTGTGATGTCGTCGAGGGGCAGCTGGCCGGGGTTCCGGTGGTGCTGGCCAAACCGAAGTCGTACATGAACGAGTCCGGTGGCCCGGTGGTGGCCGTCTCCCGCTTCTACAAGGTTCCGGTCGAGCGGATCGCTGTCGTCCACGACGAGCTGGATCTGCCCTTCGGCTCGCTACGCCTCAAGCGCGGCGGCGGCGAGGGGGGCCACAACGGGCTGAAGTCGATGACGTCGGCGCTGGGTAGCAAGGAGTACGCCCGCATCCGGTTCGGTATAGGACGCCCACCTGGGCGGCAGGACCCGGCCGACTATGTACTGCGCGAATTCGCCGGGGCCGAACGCAAGGAACTTCCCTTCCTGGTCGATCGGGCCGCCGACAGCGTGGAGATGCTGCTTACCGCAGGACTGGAACGGGCCCAAGCCCAGTTCAACGATTAG
- a CDS encoding LSU ribosomal protein L25P — MSEVRLEADARTEFGKGGARRTRRDGKIPAVIYGHGADPRHVSLPAREFGQAIKKGGANVLLTLVIEGKDELTIPKAIQRHPIKGIFEHVDLLVVRRGEKVTIDVPLNVVGELARGALLSQEHTTVSIEAEATHLPTEIEVSLDGVAIGTVLTAADLKLPTGSALAGDPEQVLLHVAEAPTAEQVEADIAGDTAPAAEPEAESAE, encoded by the coding sequence GTGTCTGAAGTTCGCCTAGAAGCCGACGCCCGCACCGAGTTCGGCAAGGGCGGCGCCCGCCGCACCCGCCGCGACGGCAAGATCCCGGCTGTGATCTACGGCCACGGTGCCGACCCGCGCCACGTCTCGCTGCCGGCCCGCGAGTTCGGCCAGGCCATCAAGAAGGGTGGCGCCAACGTGCTCCTCACCCTGGTCATCGAGGGCAAGGACGAGCTGACCATTCCGAAGGCCATTCAGCGTCACCCGATCAAGGGCATCTTCGAGCACGTCGACCTGCTGGTCGTCCGTCGCGGTGAGAAGGTCACCATCGACGTCCCGCTGAACGTCGTCGGCGAGCTGGCCCGCGGCGCCCTGCTGTCGCAGGAGCACACCACGGTCAGCATCGAGGCCGAGGCGACCCACCTCCCGACCGAGATCGAGGTCAGCCTGGACGGCGTCGCGATCGGCACCGTCCTCACCGCCGCCGACCTGAAGCTGCCGACCGGCTCGGCGCTGGCCGGCGACCCGGAGCAGGTTCTGCTGCACGTCGCCGAGGCGCCGACGGCCGAGCAGGTCGAAGCCGACATCGCCGGTGACACCGCGCCGGCCGCCGAGCCCGAGGCCGAGTCGGCTGAGTAG
- a CDS encoding ATP-binding cassette, subfamily F, uup encodes MAAANLINIERVGKSFGTTTVLSDVSLGVAAGERIGVVGRNGGGKSTLLRLITGLETPDSGRVTRTGGVEVATVTQRGTLRAGATVRDLVVGSTATHEWAGDSAIRSILSGLGLAALGLDSVVDRLSGGERRRVSLAAALVQQADLLVLDEPTNHLDVEGITWLADYLNSRRGALLVVTHDRWFLDAVCTRTWEVIDGAVRQFDGGYAAYVLARSERARQAEATEAKRLNLLRKELAWLRRGAPARTSKPKFRIDAAEALIADVPPVRSTTELRSLSQKRLGRSVYDLEDVTVTVGDQARVLLDDVTWHVGPGDRIGIIGVNGSGKTHLLRLLAGTLQPQRGTVAIGSTVHAGYLSQEIHELPDNLRVIEAVQEVRTTAEIGGVELSATQLAERFGFANDRQWTPVSDLSGGERRRLQLLRLLLTQPNVLLLDEPTNDLDTDTLAALEDLLDTWAGTLVVVSHDRYLVERICDSTVALIGDGSLAALPGGIDEYLALRAQVNQDASAATVGQKPKEKSGDSRAARKELTRLERQIATLDKREKALHDELAAHATDYTKTAELDRQLRETIEAKEAAELSWLELADEV; translated from the coding sequence ATGGCCGCCGCCAACCTCATCAACATCGAACGGGTCGGAAAGTCCTTCGGCACCACGACCGTCCTCTCCGACGTCTCCCTCGGGGTGGCGGCCGGCGAGCGAATCGGCGTCGTCGGGCGCAACGGCGGTGGGAAGTCGACCCTGCTGCGGCTCATCACCGGTCTGGAGACGCCGGACTCCGGACGGGTCACCCGCACCGGAGGCGTCGAGGTCGCCACCGTCACCCAGCGCGGCACACTGCGGGCCGGGGCGACCGTGCGCGACTTGGTGGTCGGCAGCACCGCTACGCACGAGTGGGCCGGCGACTCGGCCATCCGCAGCATCCTGAGCGGCCTGGGCCTGGCCGCCCTCGGGTTGGACTCCGTCGTCGACCGCCTCTCCGGCGGCGAGCGGCGCCGGGTGTCGCTGGCCGCCGCACTCGTGCAGCAGGCGGATCTGCTCGTCCTCGACGAGCCGACCAACCACCTCGACGTCGAGGGGATCACCTGGCTGGCCGACTACCTCAACTCCCGGCGCGGCGCGCTGCTGGTGGTGACCCACGATCGCTGGTTCCTGGACGCCGTCTGCACCCGGACCTGGGAGGTCATCGACGGCGCTGTCCGGCAGTTCGACGGGGGCTACGCCGCCTACGTGCTCGCCCGCTCCGAACGGGCCCGGCAGGCCGAGGCGACCGAGGCGAAGCGCCTCAACCTGCTCCGCAAGGAACTCGCCTGGCTGCGCCGCGGCGCCCCAGCCCGCACCTCGAAGCCGAAGTTCCGGATCGACGCGGCCGAGGCCCTGATCGCCGATGTGCCGCCGGTGCGTTCGACGACCGAACTCCGCTCGCTGTCGCAGAAGCGACTCGGACGCAGCGTCTATGACCTCGAAGACGTGACGGTCACGGTCGGCGACCAGGCCCGGGTGCTGCTGGACGACGTCACCTGGCATGTCGGCCCCGGTGACCGGATCGGCATCATCGGGGTCAACGGCTCGGGGAAGACGCACCTCCTGCGCCTGCTGGCCGGAACCCTTCAGCCGCAGCGCGGCACGGTCGCCATCGGTTCGACGGTCCACGCCGGCTACCTCTCCCAGGAGATCCACGAACTACCCGATAACTTAAGGGTGATCGAGGCCGTCCAGGAGGTGCGGACGACGGCCGAGATCGGCGGTGTCGAGCTGTCGGCCACACAACTGGCCGAGCGCTTCGGCTTCGCCAACGACCGGCAGTGGACCCCGGTGAGCGACCTCTCCGGAGGCGAGCGGCGCCGCCTGCAACTGCTGCGACTGCTCCTCACCCAGCCGAACGTGCTGCTCCTGGACGAGCCGACCAACGACCTCGATACCGACACCCTGGCCGCGCTGGAGGATCTCCTCGACACCTGGGCCGGCACGCTGGTGGTGGTGAGTCACGACCGGTACCTGGTCGAGCGCATCTGCGACTCCACCGTCGCCCTTATCGGTGACGGCTCGCTGGCCGCCCTCCCCGGCGGGATCGACGAGTACCTCGCCCTGCGGGCCCAGGTCAACCAGGACGCCTCGGCCGCCACCGTCGGGCAGAAACCCAAGGAAAAATCAGGTGATTCGCGGGCGGCTCGGAAGGAGCTGACCCGGCTGGAGCGCCAGATCGCCACCCTCGACAAGCGCGAGAAGGCGCTGCACGACGAGCTGGCCGCCCACGCGACCGACTACACGAAGACGGCGGAACTCGACCGTCAACTCCGCGAGACGATCGAGGCCAAGGAGGCCGCCGAACTCAGCTGGCTGGAACTGGCCGACGAGGTCTAG